Proteins from one Setaria italica strain Yugu1 chromosome V, Setaria_italica_v2.0, whole genome shotgun sequence genomic window:
- the LOC101784061 gene encoding uncharacterized protein LOC101784061, which translates to MATASEIAAVGVIGAGQMGSGIAQLAAAAGCAVLLLDADPAALSRAVASISSSLRRLAAKGHLSQAACEDSIGRIRCVSAVQDLRDADLVIEAIVENEDVKKRLFVELDKITKPSTILASNTSSISITRLASATKRPAQVIGMHFFNPPPIMKLIEIIRGADTSDEVFATVKSFSERLGKTVICSHDYPGFIVNRVLMPMINEAFWALYTGVATKEDIDTGMKLGTNHPMGPLQLADFIGLDVCLSVLRVLHNGLGDNKYSPCPLLVQYVDAGRLGKKRGLGVYSYGQKSSSSKPKSSL; encoded by the exons ATGGCGACAGCGAGTGAGATCGCGGCGGTGGGCGTGATCGGCGCGGGGCAGATGGGCTCGGGCATagcccagctcgccgccgccgccggctgcgccgtcctcctcctcgacgccgaccccgccgccctctcccgcgccgtcgcatccatctcctcctccctgcgccgcctcgccgccaaaGGCCACCTCTCCCAG GCCGCGTGCGAAGACTCCATCGGGCGGATAAGGTGCGTCTCCGCCGTGCAAGATCTCAGGGACGCGGATCTTGTGATTGAGGCCATCGTTGAGAACGAAGATGTCAAGAAGAGGCTGTTCGTGGAGCTGGATAAGATCACGAAGCCCTCAACCATTCTTGCGTCCAACACTAGCTCCATCTCCATAACCCGCCTGGCTTCAGCTACCAAACGCCCCGCTCAG GTGATAGGCATGCACTTCTTTAACCCTCCTCCGATAATGAAATTGATCGAGATTATCCGAGGAGCTGATACATCAGATGAGGTGTTTGCTACGGTCAAATCTTTTTCTGAGAG GCTTGGTAAGACTGTCATATGCTCGCACGATTACCCAGGATTCATTGTGAACCGCGTTCTCATGCCTATGATCAATGAGGCGTTCTGGGCGCTGTACACTGGAGTGGCGACCAAAGAAGACATCGACACAGGGATGAAGCTGGGCACAAATCACCCCATGGGTCCTCTGCAGCTCGCCGATTTCATTGGGTTGGACGTTTGTCTTTCAGTACTCCGAGTACTTCACAATGGCCTTGGAGATAACAAGTACAGCCCTTGCCCTCTTCTCGTTCAGTATGTTGATGCTGGTCGTCTTGGGAAGAAGCGTGGACTAGGTGTGTATTCATATGGACAGAAATCTTCATCCTCCAAGCCAAAGTCATCTCTGTAA
- the LOC101782848 gene encoding subtilisin-like protease SBT3.5, whose amino-acid sequence MAFHSRSQRLSACLLICFSFMIRADGSRKLYIAYLGDKKHDDPSLVAASHHEMLSTILGSKEEAIDSVAYSYKHGFSGFAAMLTEDQAENLAELPEVISVTPNQKHELLTTRSWDFLGLNYQRPSELLQRSNYGEDIIIGIIDTGIWPESRSFSDHGYGIIPPRWKGVCQLGQEWGRTNCSRKIIGARYYAAGLNKASHKLNYMSARDMNGHGTHTASTAAGSVVEGVSLHGLGEGVARGGAPRARLAVYKVGWEEENGVYLTNAAVLAAMDDAIHDGVDILSLSLAVDEDSFGALHAIQNGITVVYAGGNSGPRSQVLFNTAPWVITVAASKIDRSFPTTITLGNKKKLIGQSLYYMLKNESNSRFQTLVNGGNCSREALNGTNIKGKVVLCIEITFGPVAKIFKDALANVHSGGASGLILALYTTDFLVSTEGCQGMPCVLIDIDIGFQVLTYIGSQRLPIVKIEPASSVTGKQVLAPKVAMFSSRGPSIKYPTILKPDIAAPGVNILAATKDAYVFNSGTSMATPHVAGVVALLKVLHPQWSHAALKSAIITSASTKDEHGTPILAEALPRKVADPFDYGGGNINPNGAADPGLIYDIDPREYNKFFECQIKKYEICNITTKPAYHLNLPSISIPELRHTIKVERTVTNVGKIDAVYRSDIQSPLGVKIRVEPATLVFNSTKKVHTFKASIKPLWKVQGDYTFGSLTWYNEQHTVRIPIAVRITIQDFYADVA is encoded by the exons ATGGCTTTTCACTCTCGCTCTCAGCGTCTATCAGCTTGCCTCCTGATTTGCTTTAGTTTCATGATCAGAGCAGATGGATCTCGCAAG TTATACATTGCCTACCTGGGTGACAAGAAACATGATGACCCTAGTCTTGTCGCTGCTTCACACCACGAAATGCTCAGCACCATCCTTGGAAG CAAGGAAGAGGCAATAGACTCCGTTGCTTACAGCTACAAGCATGGCTTCTCAGGATTTGCGGCAATGTTAACTGAAGATCAGGCTGAAAACCTTGCAG AGTTACCTGAAGTAATCAGTGTTACTCCAAATCAGAAGCATGAATTGTTGACCACGCGAAGCTGGGATTTCCTGGGGCTGAATTACCAACGACCTAGTGAACTTCTGCAGAGGAGCAATTATGGAGAAGACATAATTATTGGGATAATTGACACAG GGATCTGGCCTGAATCAAGAAGTTTCAGCGATCATGGATACGGAATAATACCACCACGATGGAAGGGTGTGTGTCAACTAGGACAAGAGTGGGGGCGTACAAATTGCAGCAGGAAAATCATCGGCGCAAGGTATTATGCTGCAGGTCTCAACAAAGCCAGCCACAAGCTGAATTACATGTCTGCTCGAGACATGAATGGGCATGGAACGCACACAGCATCCACAGCAGCTGGATCAGTGGTAGAGGGAGTCAGCCTCCATGGCCTGGGGGAAGGGGTAGCACGTGGTGGTGCACCCAGAGCGCGCCTTGCAGTGTATAAAGTTGGGTGGGAGGAGGAGAATGGGGTATACCTTACAAATGCTGCAGTGCTAGCAGCAATGGACGACGCAATACATGATGGAGTTGACATCCTGTCTCTCTCATTAGCCGTCGATGAGGATTCTTTTGGTGCACTCCATGCCATCCAGAATGGGATTACTGTTGTTTATGCTGGGGGAAACAGTGGTCCAAGATCACAAGTTCTCTTTAACACAGCTCCTTGGGTCATTACAGTCGCAGCAAGCAAGATTGATCGATCTTTTCCAACTACCATTACCCTGGGAAACAAGAAGAAATTAATT GGCCAATCACTATATTACATGTTGAAGAACGAATCCAACAGCAGATTCCAGACACTTGTAAACGGTGGCAA CTGTTCAAGGGAAGCGCTAAATGGCACAAATATCAAGGGAAAAGTTGTTCTCTGCATTGAAATAACTTTTGGCCCAGTAGCAAAAATTTTCAAAGATGCCTTAGCAAATGTCCATAGTGGTGGCGCATCTGGCCTTATTTTGGCTCTATATACCACAGATTTTCTTGTGAGCACTGAGGGATGCCAAGGCATGCCCTGTGTTTTAATTGACATTGATATTGGGTTTCAAGTTCTAACATACATTGGCAGTCAACG ATTACCAATTGTAAAGATTGAGCCAGCAAGCAGCGTTACAGGAAAACAAGTTCTGGCACCAAAGGTTGCAATGTTCTCCTCAAGAGGCCCATCCATCAAATACCCTACAATTCTTAAG CCTGACATAGCAGCCCCAGGAGTCAACATTTTAGCAGCCACAAAAGATGCGTACGTATTTAACTCAGGAACATCAATGGCAACACCACATGTAGCAGGTGTTGTGGCATTGCTAAAGGTTCTACATCCCCAATGGTCTCATGCTGCCCTAAAATCTGCAATTATCACCTCTG CATCAACCAAGGATGAACATGGCACGCCAATTTTAGCAGAAGCACTACCTAGGAAGGTAGCTGACCCATTTGACTATGGAGGGGGGAACATAAATCCTAATGGAGCTGCTGATCCTGGCCTCATTTACGACATTGATCCAAGGGAGTACAACAAGTTCTTTGAATGCCAGATCAAGAAATACGAGATTTGCAACATCACAACGAAGCCAGCCTATCACCTAAACCTGCCATCTATATCTATTCCTGAACTGAGGCACACAATTAAGGTGGAGAGAACAGTGACAAATGTTGGCAAGATCGACGCGGTTTATCGATCAGACATTCAGTCCCCCTTAGGAGTCAAGATCAGAGTTGAACCAGCAACACTAGTCTTCAATTCCACAAAGAAAGTGCACACCTTCAAGGCTAGCATAAAACCACTGTGGAAGGTGCAAGGGGACTACACATTTGGCAGCCTGACTTGGTACAACGAGCAGCATACAGTGAGGATCCCAATAGCAGTCCGGATCACAATACAAGATTTCTATGCCGATGTTGCATGA